A stretch of the Pygocentrus nattereri isolate fPygNat1 chromosome 29, fPygNat1.pri, whole genome shotgun sequence genome encodes the following:
- the LOC108433122 gene encoding DDB1- and CUL4-associated factor 1 isoform X3 — protein MASAAEGSVDSKAELTALLEQWEREQQGSTQDLVNILTKISELVERETEVYHKADPDPFDDRHPGRADPECMLGHLLKILFKNDDFMNALVNSYVMTSREVPLNTVACRLLLNIMPGLETAVVFQEKEGIVERLFKWAREAEQPLRIYATGLLAGAMENQDIAANYREENSVLVPLMLQRLRELQEKDTENRKEFLRPSPRKSLEPLLPVDEEAVDGEFSPCASTSPSNTHLEQNSFVHDSDGEISSQPSSAQKSGGRANLGVKGLMKPASALQSETDEHDGPGEGVRDWRKRLERENGRKAKQKLNFSLSEPERSFSELSNSSWSEMSPWVIGNNYHLYPLTPGIEQRLILQYLTPLGEYQELLAVFMQLGARELLMHYMDLKQTNDVRLTFEALKYLASLLLHKKFAAEFVAHSGVQKLLEIPRPSMAATGVSLCLYYLAYNQDAMERVCMLPHSLLAEVVSYTLWLLECSHASGCCHATMFFSICFSFRAVLELFDKQDGLRRLVNLISTLEILNPEDQGALLSDDEIFSSRQTAKHTCMALRRYFEAHLAIKVEQVKQSLQRTEGGAPIHPQPYYKPCSYTHDQVVEMVEFLIEYGPVRLYWEPAEVFHKLSCVQLLLQLISIACDWRTYYGRSDTVRYALDILSILTVIPKTQLLLAENVAVLDEGGSTISTVGMSIVLVVAEGEVFVNDAEIQKSALQVVINCVCAPDKRVSSIGKFIAGTPRRRLPQTHRASESVLAKMWNVVQSNNGIKVLLSLLTVKMPITDADQIRALACKALVGLARSATVRQIISKLPLFSSGQIQQLMKEPVLQDKRSEHVRFCKYSAELIEQVSGKPLLIGTDVSLARLQRANVVAQSRITFPEKELLLLIRNHLLSKGLTDTASALTKEAELPMGIHTHSHAHAGVAPFAPVTMATPPSPAAIPRTPRLANGVAARLGGHTPHTVTSPLHPQPRPSTSQPPPPGPPASSHHTNSSPLIGRIVFSRERPSPCAIGGKKLRVLRQKSDHGAFSQSPAMKKQMDRHLPSPPALDSIITEYLREQHARCKNPVTTCPPFSLFTPHQCPEPKQRRQAPTNFTARHTRRVVYPKYGGVDGGCFDRHLIFSRFRPISVFREAEEDESGFMCCAFSARERFLMLGTCTGQLKLYNVFSGQEEASYSCHSSAITHLEPSRDGSLLLTSASWSYPLSALWGMKSVFIMKHSFLDDHYVEFSKLSQDRVIGTKEHIAHIYDIQTGQKTLTLNNPDLANNYKRNCATFNPTDDLVLNDGVMWDVRSAQAIHKFDKFNMNISGVFHPNGLEVIINTEIWDLRTFHLLHTVPALDQCRIVFNNNGTVIYGAMLQADDEDDMMEQQMKSPFGSSFRTFDATDYKPIATIDVKRNIFDLCTDTKDCYLAVIENQDSINMDTVCRLYEVGRQRLAEEEEDEEDQEDEDQEEEDDDDDSDDDMDDIDTDPLLAELENENNGEEEEEEEDGEQDFSPSDDEEVARLLEEEGDDDDDDDDDDDDEDDDSDDNEGDVDLVLDNTDSSDNSDLEDDIILSLNE, from the exons ATGGCGTCTGCTGCCGAGGGCAGCGTGGACTCCAAAGCAGAGCTGACCGCTCTTCTGGAGCAGTGGGAGCGAGAGCAGCAAGGCAGCACTCAGGACCTGGTTAACATCCTCACCAA GATCTCTGAGCTTGTCGAGAGAGAGACCGAGGTGTATCACAAGGCCGATCCTGATCCGTTTGATGACCGCCATCCAG GGCGGGCAGACCCCGAGTGCATGCTTGGCCACCTTTTGAAGATCCTGTTTAAGAATGACGACTTCATGAATGCG TTGGTGAACTCGTATGTCATGACAAGCAGAGAAGTCCCTCTGAACACCGTAGCTTGTAGACTGCTGCTGAACATCATGCCAGGCCTCGAGACTGCAGTGGTCTTTCAGGAGAAG GAGGGGATTGTGGAGCGCTTATTTAAATGGGCCCGGGAAGCAGAGCAGCCTCTAAGGATCTATGCTACAGGTCTCCTCGCTGGGGCTATGGAGAATCAAGACATTGCTGCCAACTACCGTGAGGAGAACTCTGTGCTG GTTCCGTTAATGTTGCAGAGGCTACGAGAGCTCCAGGAGAAAGACACCGAAAACCGGAAGGAATTCCTACGGCCAAGCCCCCGCAAGAGCCTTGAGCCCCTCCTTCCGGTGGATGAGGAGGCAGTTGATGGCGAgttctccccctgtgcctcaaCCAGCCCTTCAAACACTCATTTGGAGCAGAACAGCTTCGTGCACGATTCAGATGGCGAGATTTCTTCCCAGCCCAGTTCCGCTCAGAAAAGCGGCGGGCGAGCCAACTTGGGCGTCAAAGGGCTGATGAAACCTGCTTCAGCCCTCCAGTCGGAGACGGATGAGCATGATGGCCctggagagggagtgagggattGGAGAAAGAGattagaaagagagaatggaagAAAGGCAAAGCAGAAGCTAAATTTCTCACTGTCGGAGCCCGAGCGCAGTTTCAGCGAGCTGTCCAACAGCAGCTGGTCTGAGATGAGTCCGTGGGTGATCGGGAATAACTACCATCTGTACCCGCTCACGCCTGGCATAGAGCAGCGCCTTATTCTGCAGTACCTCACGCCTCTTGGAGAGTACCAGGAG CTGTTGGCTGTGTTCATGCAGCTTGGTGCTCGGGAGCTTCTCATGCATTACATGGATCTCAAACAGACCAATGATGTCCGGCTAACCTTCGAGGCCCTTAAG TACCTGGCCTCTCTCTTGCTGCATAAGAAATTTGCAGCAGAGTTTGTGGCTCACAGTGGAGTGCAGAAGCTTCTGGAAATCCCACGGCCCTCTATGGCTGCTACCGGAGTCTCTTTGTGTCTGTATTACCTAGCCTACAATCAGGATGCTATGGAGAGG GTGTGTATGCTGCCTCACTCTCTGCTAGCTGAAGTTGTGAGTTATACCCTGTGGCTGCTGGAGTGTTCTCATGCCTCTGGCTGCTGCCATGCCACCATGTTCTTCTCCATTTGCTTCTCCTTTCGAGCTGTGCTGGAACTGTTCGACAAACAAGACGGCCTGCGACGTCTTGTTAACTTG ATAAGCACGTTGGAGATCCTTAACCCAGAAGACCAGGGGGCACTGTTGAGTGATGATGAGATCTTCTCCAGCAGACAGACAGCCAAGCACACATGCATGGCTCTGCGGAGGTACTTCGAGGCGCATTTAGCTATCAAAGTGGAGCAGGTCAAGCAGTCTTTGCAGCGCACTGAGGGAGGAGCACCTATACATCCCCAGCCATACTACAAG cCCTGCTCCTACACCCATGATCAGGTGGTTGAGATGGTGGAGTTCCTGATTGAGTATGGGCCGGTGCGCCTGTACTGGGAGCCTGCAGAGGTCTTCCACAAACTCTCTTGTGTGCAGCTCCTACTGCAGCTGATATCCATAGCCTGTGACTGGAGAACGTATTATGGCAG GAGTGACACAGTGCGATATGCACTGGACATTCTCAGCATCCTGACTGTTATCCCGAAAACTCAGCTTCTTTTGGCTGAGAATGTGGCTGTGTTAGATGAGGGAGGGTCTACCATCTCAACAGTAG GCATGAGCATCGTGCTGGTCGTAGCTGAGGGTGAAGTATTCGTCAATGATGCGGAAATCCAGAAGTCAGCCCTGCAGGTGGTGATCAACTGTGTGTGCGCTCCAGACAAGCGTGTGTCCAGCATCGGCAAGTTCATTGCTGGAACCCCGCGCCGCCGCCTGCCCCAGACGCACCGCGCCAGTGAGAGCGTCTTGGCCAAAATGTGGAACGTGGTCCAGTCCAACAACGGCATTAAAGTACTGCTCTCTCTGCTGACTGTCAAAATGCCCATCACAGACGCAGACCAGATCCGAGCACTCGCGTGCAAAGCGCTAGTTGGTTTGGCGCGTAGTGCCACAGTGCGGCAGATCATCAGCAAGCTGCCGCTGTTTAGCAGTGGACAAATCCAGCAGCTGATGAAGGAACCTGTGCTTCAGGACAAACGCAGTGAGCATGTGCggttttgcaaatattcagcAGAGCTTATAGAGCAGGTGTCTGGGAAGCCGCTACTTATCGGTACAGATGTTTCGCTAGCACGGCTGCAGCGGGCGAATGTCGTTGCACAGTCACGTATTACGTTCCCCGAGAAGGAGTTGCTGCTGCTTATTCGGAACCATCTTTTATCAAAAGGCCTCACCGATACTGCTTCTGCACTCACAAAAGAGGCCGAGTTACCTATGGGCATCCACACGCATTCACATGCTCATGCTGGTGTAGCACCTTTTGCAcctgttaccatggcaactcCACCCTCACCAGCCGCCATCCCAAGGACTCCTCGGCTTGCGAATGGGGTAGCGGCGCGGCTTGGAGGCCACACCCCTCATACAGTGACTTCGCCTCTTCACCCGCAGCCCCGCCCGTCTACCTCACAGCCCCCGCCCCCAGGCCCGCCTGCATCATCTCACCATACTAACAGTTCCCCTCTGATTGGGCGTATCGTGTTCTCGAGGGAGCGGCCGTCCCCCTGTGCAATAGGAGGGAAGAAGCTGCGAGTTTTGAGGCAGAAATCAGACCATGGGGCATTTAGTCAGAGTCCAGCCATGAAGAAACAGATGGATCGCCATCTCCCATCCCCTCCAGCTCTTGATAG TATCATAACGGAATACCTGCGGGAGCAGCATGCACGCTGTAAGAACCCGGTGACCACATGCCCCCCCTTCAGTCTCTTCACCCCCCACCAGTGTCCTGAGCCAAAGCAGAGGCGCCAGGCCCCCACAAACTTCACTGCACGACACACACGCAGGGTAGTCTACCCCAAATACGGGGGAGTTGATGGGGGCTGCTTCGACAGACATCTCATCTTCAGCAG GTTTAGGCCGATATCAGTGTTCAGAGAAGCGGAGGAGGATGAAAGTGGCTTCATGTGTTGTGCTTTCTCTGCACGAGAGCGCTTCCTCATGCTGGGCACATGCACTGGTCAACTCAAACTCTACAATGTCTTCAGTGGACAGGAAGAAGCCAGCTACAGCTGCCACAGCTCGGCAATCACACACCTTGAACCCTCTAGG GATGGGTCTTTACTGTTGACCTCAGCGTCATGGAGCTATCCCTTGTCAGCCCTTTGGGGCATGAAATCTGTCTTCATAATGAA gCATTCCTTTTTAGATGATCATTATGTGGAGTTCAGTAAACTCTCCCAGGACAGAGTAATAGGAACGAAAGAACACATTGCACAT ATTTATGACATTCAAACTGGGCAGAAGACCCTGACCCTGAACAATCCTGACCTGGCCAACAATTACAAGCGCAACTGTGCCACCTTCAATCCCACTGATGACCTTGTCCTGAATGATGGGGTCATGTGGGATGTCCGCTCAGCACAGGCTATCCACAAGTTTGACAAGTTCAACATGAACATCAGTGGAGTTTTCCACCCCAATGGCCTGGAGGTCATCATCAACACAGAGATT TGGGACTTGAGGACCTTCCATCTACTGCACACAGTACCAGCGCTGGATCAATGCAGAATCGTCTTTAACAACAATGGAACAGTCATTTATggag CAATGCTACAggctgatgatgaggatgacATGATGGAGCAGCAGATGAAGAGTCCCTTCGGCTCCTCGTTCAGGACTTTTGATGCCACGGACTACAAACCCATTG CCACCATTGATGTGAAGAGGAACATTTTTGACCTCTGCACAGACACCAAAGACTGCTATTTGGCTGTCATTGAA AATCAGGATTCCATAAACATGGACACGGTGTGCAGGCTTTATGAAGTTGGTCGACAAAGACTTgctgaggaggaagaggatgagGAAGATCAG GAGGATGAAGAtcaggaggaagaggatgatGACGACGACTCAGATGATGACATGGATGATATTGACACAGACCCCCTGCTGGcagagctggagaatgagaataatggagaggaagaggaggaggaggaggatggcgAGCAGGATTTTTCTCCCTCTGACGACGAAGAGGTGGCCCGCCTGCTGGAAGAGGAAGGGGATGAcgacgatgacgatgatgatgacgatgatgacgaAGATGATGACTCTGACGATAACGAGGGAGATGTGGACCTTGTGCTTGATAACA CAGATAGCTCGGACAATTCCGATCTGGAAGACGACATCATCCTCTCCCTGAATGAGTGA